In Xenorhabdus nematophila ATCC 19061, one DNA window encodes the following:
- the rpoS gene encoding RNA polymerase sigma factor RpoS, with protein MSQSTLKVNELYDDADLDENSMEADDFDEALLKNGDDVTNLDEDLDLLQGVNQRMLDATQLYLGEIGFSPLLTAEEEVLFARRALRGDIAARQRMIESNLRLVVKISRRYSNRGLALLDLIEEGNLGLIRAVEKFDPERGFRFSTYATWWIRQTIERAIMNQTRTIRLPIHIVKELNVYLRTARELAHKLDHEPTVEEIAERLDKPVEDISRMMRLNERITSVDTPISGDSDKALLDILSDENDSGPETTIQDDDMKQSIVKWLFELNAKQREVLARRFGLLGYEAETLEDVGREIGLTRERVRQIQVEGLRRLRDILHTQGLNLESLFRT; from the coding sequence ATGAGCCAAAGTACGCTTAAAGTTAATGAGTTGTATGATGATGCGGATTTAGACGAAAATAGCATGGAAGCTGATGACTTTGATGAAGCGTTGCTGAAAAACGGGGATGATGTCACCAATCTGGATGAAGATTTGGATTTGTTGCAGGGTGTAAACCAAAGAATGCTTGATGCAACACAGCTTTATCTCGGAGAGATAGGTTTCTCACCTCTGTTAACAGCAGAGGAAGAGGTTCTTTTTGCCAGAAGAGCATTGCGTGGGGATATTGCTGCGCGTCAACGTATGATTGAAAGTAATTTACGGTTGGTTGTCAAAATATCTCGCCGATATAGCAATCGTGGATTAGCACTGCTCGATTTAATTGAAGAAGGGAACCTTGGGCTTATTCGTGCGGTGGAAAAATTTGATCCTGAAAGGGGGTTTCGTTTTTCTACTTATGCGACATGGTGGATCCGTCAAACAATTGAACGTGCCATTATGAATCAAACCCGCACAATTCGTCTGCCTATTCACATAGTCAAAGAACTCAATGTCTATTTACGTACTGCAAGAGAGCTGGCACACAAATTGGATCATGAACCCACGGTTGAAGAAATTGCGGAAAGGTTGGATAAACCTGTTGAAGATATCAGCCGTATGATGCGGCTGAACGAACGCATAACTTCTGTTGATACGCCAATTAGTGGTGATTCAGATAAGGCATTATTGGATATTTTGTCTGATGAAAATGATTCTGGGCCAGAAACAACCATTCAGGATGATGATATGAAACAAAGCATTGTCAAATGGTTGTTTGAATTGAACGCGAAACAGCGTGAAGTTTTAGCTCGTCGTTTCGGTTTACTTGGATACGAAGCAGAAACATTAGAAGATGTTGGACGGGAAATAGGATTAACAAGAGAGAGAGTGCGTCAGATTCAAGTTGAAGGGTTGCGTCGTCTCAGAGATATATTGCATACCCAAGGTCTGAATTTAGAATCATTATTCCGGACTTAA
- the nlpD gene encoding murein hydrolase activator NlpD codes for MNLGNPMKKIKWIIINTLIGGVLVGCSNTPNSPAPIVNIDNNEKNGGIFSRPSSTSTPISSYPKIISKNSASENRTVENRHTVDSADNFGAHQGRITYNRNYESIPKGSYNGRTYTVKHGDTLFYIAWITGSDYRDLADKNNILEPYSLNVGQVLRMDNLNSKNGVLIASNSTQSKIKQVDFQKINAYPANIDRPSSGKMLPRVTISDSESSVPKISTATDMDINRDINSVSNTGTMSRWRWPAEGKVLEGFSDSQGGNKGIDIAGSRGQPVFSTASGKVVYAGNALRGYGNLIIIKHDDDYLSAYAHNDTMLVREQQDVQAGQKISTMGSTGTSSVRLHFEIRYKGKSVNPLRYLSQR; via the coding sequence ATGAATTTAGGAAACCCAATGAAAAAAATAAAGTGGATAATTATTAATACACTTATTGGAGGGGTACTGGTTGGTTGTAGTAATACACCGAATAGCCCGGCTCCAATAGTGAATATTGATAATAACGAAAAAAATGGAGGAATATTCTCCAGACCGTCATCAACTTCGACACCCATATCGTCTTATCCTAAAATAATTTCGAAAAATAGTGCGTCAGAGAATCGTACTGTAGAAAACCGCCATACAGTGGATTCTGCTGATAATTTTGGTGCACATCAAGGAAGAATTACCTATAACCGTAACTATGAAAGTATCCCGAAAGGAAGCTACAACGGGAGAACTTATACGGTTAAGCATGGGGATACATTATTTTATATTGCCTGGATTACAGGCAGTGATTATCGTGATCTGGCTGACAAAAATAACATTTTAGAGCCTTATAGTTTAAATGTTGGGCAGGTACTAAGAATGGATAACCTAAACTCCAAGAATGGTGTATTAATAGCATCAAATAGTACCCAATCTAAAATTAAGCAGGTTGATTTTCAAAAAATTAATGCGTATCCTGCAAATATTGATAGGCCTAGCTCGGGAAAAATGTTGCCAAGAGTAACTATTTCTGATAGCGAAAGTTCTGTTCCAAAAATATCTACAGCAACTGATATGGATATAAATAGGGATATAAATAGTGTCAGTAATACAGGCACAATGAGCCGCTGGAGATGGCCTGCGGAAGGAAAAGTTCTGGAAGGCTTCTCTGATTCTCAGGGAGGAAATAAAGGTATTGATATTGCGGGCAGTCGTGGCCAACCCGTATTTTCAACTGCCAGCGGGAAAGTGGTTTATGCTGGAAATGCGTTACGCGGATATGGAAATCTCATAATTATAAAACATGATGATGACTACCTGAGCGCCTATGCCCACAATGATACCATGTTGGTACGTGAGCAGCAGGATGTCCAAGCAGGGCAAAAAATCTCCACTATGGGTAGTACCGGAACAAGTTCCGTAAGATTGCACTTTGAAATTCGTTACAAGGGAAAATCCGTAAACCCGCTGCGTTATCTTTCGCAGCGATAA